The window gggtgtcACCAGCAAGGATAGCATTTATTGGATATTCCTAATTTCCTCACAAACACCTTCTCACTTTTTTATTTGTTcaagcacatttgccttcattgcttagtccgtccctttcatagagtcatagagatgtacaacacagaaacagatccttcagtccaacttgtccatgtccaccagatatccaaaataaatctggtctcatttgccagcattgtgtccatatccttctaaacccttcctatccatccagaagccttttaaatgttataatcataccagcctccaacacttcctctggcagctcattccatatacactcCAGCatttgtatgaaaaagttgccccttaggtcccattttaaatcttttccctctcaccttcaacctatgccctctagttttggaattccctcacccaggggaaaagaccttgtctatttaccctatcaggccccttgtgattttataaacctctagaaggtcatccctcagcctctgatatttcagagaaaacagccccagcctattcagcctcccctatagctcaaaccctccagccctagcaacatccttgcctTTCTTTTAGcctgggtggcactgtggctcaatggttagcattgctgccccagggtcccaggttcgattcccgcctttggcgactgtctgtgtgaaatttgcacgttctccccttgtctgcgtgggtttcttcccacaatccaaagatgtgcaggttaggtgaattggccgtgctaaattgcccatagtgttaggtgcattggtctgggtagtttagtcttcagagggtcagtgtggactgattgggccgaagggcctatttccacactgtagggaatctaatctaaacgttaCTTGTTACATTCCCTGTTACCGTGTCCTctgtcctctcccctccccctactcTACTGGGACCGTCTGCTCTTTCcaatctggcagttagacacagcattgttctaccattctcacattccgatcacttaatctgaactatcaatatCCTTTCTCCGCCAGCACTTCATCCTTCCCCCAaccattgcataaatgctgccccctccaaacTGCATGTtagctctgatgaggagtcatctagactcgaaatgtttagcttgctttctctccatggatgctgcctgacctgctgtgatctccagcattttttgttttcagtacagagtccagcatcggcagtaatttgctcctactttgaatataggagttgggaagtcatattgaaatTGTATTGGACATTGGTgaaacctcttctggaatactgcgtccacttctgatcatcttgttcaactaaagagggttcagaagagatttaccaggatgttgctgggtatggatggtttgagttataaagaaaagctggataaaatgggacgtttttcactggagcataggagtttgagAGTTGgctttattgaggtttacaaaattgtgaggggtatagatagggttaatggtaagtGTCTTTTTCCttagggtgagggatttcaagactagggggcattttttaagatgagagcagagagatttaaaaaaaaagatgaagggcacacttttttacacagagagtggttcatgtgtggaatgaactgcctgaggaggTGGTAGATATAGGCATAGttacaaccttccagctcagcgagcaaacttccatccagaacctcaacctgagctacaaatcttctcaaaacttgctaatagttacaatgtttagcaggcacttaggtaagtacatgaataggaaaggggtttggagggatatggttcaggagcaggcaggtgggactagtttcatttgggattatggtcagtgtgaactggttggaccgaaggatctgtttccgttctgtatgactccatgaggatatcactagctaggccagaaCTTATGACAAATCCGTAATATCCCAGacagcaattaagagtcaaccatgttgctatgggttggagtcacatgtcgaccagaccaggtaaggttagcagatttctttccctcaaggacattagggaatcagatttttttttggtgaCAATTGACAGTAGTTCacgttttactgaattcaaatttcaccatctgccatggtgagaatCAAGCCCATGCCCCCAGAACATTCAGCTCGGTCTCTAGATTAAAAGGTCGGGTGACTTGAATCCACAGAGTCCACAGGCCTCTGAGAAACAGTGACCCAGGGTAAATGGCCTTTTGCTGTACAGCTACAGGCCTGTGTGCCTTCCAGTGTAATGTAACACGGAAAGGAttttacaagagcagggaggaaTTGAAACCACCGTTCAAATCTTCTCAGGAATTCTTTTTACCAAGGGTTGTGGTACCTAGAAATTGACCTGGAGACCGCTTAAGATGTTTAACATTGAAAAAGGCAACCAGACTCACAACTCAGGTCAATGAATCAGATCTCATTCCATGACATAAAATAATTAGCCAAATGCAACTCAATTTTGTGTGTAGATTTGGAACTTGGTGACTCCTTAATCAATAGATGCTAATCCATCACCAAATCTCAAGGGCATCTTTACCACCTGTCTGCTTGCTTCCATTTCACAATTACTCTCTGCTTCCATTCTCTATAGCATAGCTACAGTAGCCTCAAACTCATAGCTCAGGGAAGTGTCCTCGTCGCCCAAGCAGAAGACAATTGTCATTTTCAGTAATTCCATATTGTTGAATCTATGAGATAGATAAATAcagatgaatcatagaatctccacagtgtggaagcaggccattcagcccatcaagtccacaccaaccatctgaaagcataccacccagacccaccctattcctgcatttttcatgagtaactcacctagcctgcacatcgctcGATTCTATGGGCAACGtagcacctttggactgtgggaggaaacccacgcagatagggGAAGGATGTGAAATTTCCAGAAAGTAGGCCAAGGGTGAGATcaaactgggttcaattccaccctcagacgaGTGGCTGTGTGAAGTCTGCATGCTCTcagtgtgtttcctccaggtgctccagtttcctcccacagaccaaagatgtgcaggttaactggattggccatggtaaattgcccatggtcgagattagagtgatgctggaaaagcacagaaggtcaggcagcatccaggagcaggaaaatcgacatttctggcaaaagcccttcatctattcctgatgaagggcttttgcccgaaacgtcaattttcctgctcctcggatgctgcctgacctgctgtgcttttccagcaccactctaatctagcctctggttttcagcatctgcagtccttgtttttaccaaattgcccatggtgtccagtgatgtgcaggctagatgagttagccatgggaaatgcaggttacagggatggagtgattctgggtgggatgctgttcggagggttgatgtggacttgatgggccaaatggcctggttccacactgtagggattctatgcgcGATataaactcaggtccctggtgctgtgaggcagcagtgctaaccactggaccaCACTGCCACCCTGGagtagtccatttggcccaattAGCTCATTCTTCTAGAATGTATCCAATTTCTTCCATGACAGTCTCCATTACTGTGATTCCAACGTTTTGTATCCATTAGCTTTCCCTTAAGAACATTTGATTTGTTGGTCAATCTCTATGTGAGGCATTTCTTTGTGCCATCTGTCCAAATGGTCCTTTCGCCAGTTTTAACCAATAGCCATTACCTTAGCTTGCCCTCAATTTGCATTTCTTTTCACTCTACATCCCCTCTCCATCCCATCACCAATATCCCACATAAAAACTGCAACAAACTTTCCGATCGAGACTAAAACTCAGTGCTATAAGTACAGGATGATAATCAATCAACAATCCAGcagagaattcaggagaaacgtCTTTAACGAGAGAGTGGTGAGAACGTGGAGGTCACTCCTTTAAGTAGCAGATGGGAATGACATTGAGGTACTTAAGTAAAATCTTTCAATACACTtgtgaaaggaatagaaggataagCAAATAGAAGTAGAGGATGAGGAGATTTAAGCTCatcataaacattgaaatgaacTAGTTGGGCAAAATGgtcagtttctttttttttattatttgtttagAGGGCCCAGATGTCAcaggctagaccagcatttattacccatccttagtcACCTTggtgaaggtggaggtgagctgctttcttgaactgctgcagtccacatgctgtaggtagactcacagtGCCATTACAGAGTGACTCCCAGAATTCTGACTCAGCAATGCAGTaagccatctgtgattctgtgttgAGTTTAAATAAACTCCTTACAGATGAGCTCTGTGCATGTGCCCTTGAGAGGGAGAAGGCAATGGAATGACATGGAAATGGGTTGGGAAGAAGTATTATGGTGGGACAAAACTTGAAAGGAGCGTGAACACTGACATCCAGAAGGGATGTTTCTGTTCTGTAGGTCCCATACAATTCTGTGCTTGTAATTATGGGATGGCTTTCAATAATTTTAACCCTTATTTaaagggggaggtgatggcctggtggtattatcattggactgttaatccagtgaccaGGTAATGTTTTAAGGACAGGGGTTTGAATCCTCctatggtagatggtggaatttagattttttaaaatctggaattaagagtctaatgatgaccatgaaccaattgtcagaaaaccccaattagttcactaatgcccttaaggaaaggaaactgccatctttaccaggtctgacctccatgtgactccagacccacagcaatgtgattgacttttaactgccctctgagcaatttgggataggcaataaatgctgctagTTAGTGATGTcgtcatcccttgaatgaataaagaaaaaaaaattactttaatCAACCTCCTAGCAGTAGCCTAGAACTCATAGCTGAGTGAAGGTCAGGAAACATTGTTCTGGTCGGCCATtttgaaaacagttaacattttcagttccagCAACTCCATGAATTAATACCCACCGATGTATTTCCAAGGTTTTGTATCCATTACCTTTCCCCTAAATCCCTTTGAATAGTTGATCAATCTCTCCATGAAGCATTTTCTCGTGCCATTTGTCCAAATTGTCCTTTTGCCAGTTTTAAACAATGTGTCTTATTCCATTACCTTAGTTTACTTTCAAGTGGAACTCCTGATGTACCTTCTCTAGATCAGTCTATGTCCAGCATACTTCTACAAACATTTGCTTTCATTCACCTCTTGTTTCGACTGAAGTGCCCAATTTTCTTTCAATTCTTCCTCACACATATAGCTCAGGGAATCAACCTTATGACAATGCCCTGGAAATTCCTCTGTGCCTGAAACTTTCCCTCATGACTTGGCAACCAGTACTCAAGGAATACCCTGACCAGAGGGCTACATAACTTAAATAAATCTTCCCCTGATCTGTAGTTCAGAAACAAATTCCAAAATATTCAATTTCAGGATGAAGGAGGAGTCACAAATAAGTCATACATGCAAAGACATGCTTCCCAGGGTCCTGGCCAATACCTAACCTCAACTAACATCATTAAAAACTGATGATCTGGTCATTATTACATTGCTCTTTCCAATGAACAGGTCCCCTGCTTTAATGCCTTACAACAGAGACTACACTTTAGGAATATTTTGTTAGCTGTGTAAAACATTTTTGGACATCCCGAACCCttgaaaggtgctatatgaatgtaCATTCCTTCTTTCAATTTGTGACATAGCATTCTAAACTTTTATATCATACATTGAAAGCCAAGTCAATGGATCAGCTAACTCCAATCTTGACTGTCAATAAGGCGATTTTGGAAAGATCTATGATGATCCCAATTCAAATGACAGAGCCATCTCTAACAGCAGCAGTGGCCCGATTCATTCCTGGCTTAGTTGGACTAATCGGTCCCAAGAAACTTGTCACAGCACTGGTATCATGTCACTTCAGTTGTAGGGAACATTTGACAGCATTGTTGCCATCAGTGTCACACTCTGAGATAAATTACTTCATGCCATTCAAATCCCTGtgctcaaatccctccatggctttgctccatatctctgtaacctcctgcagactACAACCCTCTTGGATCTGTACATTCCTTCAGTTCTGGCCTCCAATTTTGCTCTTTGGTGACTTTACCTTCACCTACAGAACGCTGAAACTCAGGAATTTCCTCCTTAACCCTCTCCATTTTCTTAgctttctttatctctctcttcCTTTGATGAATCCTTGAATCCTAATTTGTTCTTGCGGAGATCAGTGTCAAATTTGTGTACAATGAATACCTATAAAGCACTTTAAAACAAGTAGAtgattcagcccctcaagccgaagaatgttgctagggttggagggtttgagcaatagggagaagatgaataggctggggctttttttccctggagtatcagaggctgagggatgaccttctagagatttataaattcaggaggggcatgatagggtgaatagccagggtctttttCCCCACagaaggggaatccaaaactagagggtgtaggtgaaagaggggaaagttttaaaagggactgaagaggCATCTTTttgacacagaaggtggtgcgtgcatggaatgagctgtcagaggaagtggtggaggctggtacaattacaacaattagaaagcatctggatgggtttatgaataggaagggtttggagggatttaggccaaatgctggcaagtgggactagattaatttagaatatctggtcagcatggacaggttggaccgaagggtctgtttccattctatgaccatgagatcatggctaattatACATCTTCTACCTGCTACTGTCCCATATCCATAATACCCTCAGCTCTCAATCAAACTCAGATTTGAGTTAAGCAATAAATCTAGCATCAACTTGTGAAAGCTTCAATCATGTTTCTGAATTTCATTCTTGAAAGACTTTTAAGAGTCTTCTTAAAAATCTTTTAAGGTTTTTGACTATGTCACCCTGCCTCAGACTCCCTGACTAACAGAAATGCAAGTCATTGTTCCTGCTCGGAGCTGTGACAGTTAATGATAGTGGGAAAGACTGCTTTGAGGCCCGTTACTATTGTGACTATGTTTGCAATAATTTTTGTGTCACTTAGCAGTTCCCTGTATTTTGATGATGAGAAATGAAAACTGGAACTAAACAAGaaagcttccagaaatcttgcATGTACAGGTTGCCCTTTTGAAGTTTAAAATATACATACGATATATAAGGAATATATCAGAAGTAATATATATTGCAGGTTACAGCACTTCAAAAACTTTTCTAAGTGTTTTCTTCATGTGTGGCTGTTCCTGTCTCAACCATCCTTCCAGACAGTGATTTCCAGACTCCAACTTCTAGGCAAAAAGATTTTTTCTCAACACCCGAATAATCCTTCCATCATTAACTTTCAATCCATGCCCCGTGGTTACTAACTTGCCTGCTAATGGAATTCACTCTATCTTGGCTTCTTGTAATTTTATACAGACCCCTTTGTTCCAAAGAACCATTTTATCCAAACTGCTAAAACTAAGAGCTCCCTACATAAGATAATTTCTCTTCAATGTTTCCTACTTTAAAATCTTAAAGGTGGAACATTCAGTCTCAAGTCAAGCTCAATAGTAGGGTTTCTACTTGCACTCCACCCCCATTTACCCGATTAAAACAGCGATCACTGGATGGTAATTTCCATGAGAAGTTGCACATCatcttttgtcattttttttctgaaaataaaaTGCAACTTCGCAGATTGAGACCTTGAACTGCAGTGTTAGCTGCCTtcgtcatagaatcatagaatccctacaatgtgaaaacaggccattcagcctattgagtccacaccaaccctccaaacagcattccactcAAACCAACctctctaccctatccatgtaatcttgcatttcccatggctagctcagctagcctgcacacccctggacactacaggacaatttagcataaccaatccaatgggaaggatggggattgGCTGTAGGGGGAGACAATAGGGGCAGAACATTCACTCATGGTCAAAAAGAGCTTATTGAATGGTTTCATGGAGTGAAACTGGTCTCActaggggtcagttagctcagttggctggatggctggtttatgatgcagCATCATACCCCAGCATGGAtacaattcctgcaccagctaaggttaccatgaaggtgccaccttctcaacctcaccattGTCTGAAGTATGGTGGCCTTCAGGTTAAATGCATAACAGTTGTTCCTATCCAATGAGAGAATGGACTTGTGCAGCTATGGATACTTACTAGCCCTTTGATAACAAGATTGATAGCGAGGAAGCTTACATTCCTATAGCACCTGTCGCCACCACAGGATATTCCAAAGTGCATTATGGATTTTACAGAACCCTTGCAAGGAGGATAGGGGTTTGGAGTTTCACATCTCATCCAGAGGATGGgacctctgacaatgtagcattccctcagcactgcactgaatTGTGAGAAAGGGTCTCGAGGACCTCAGGAGTGAGGTCAAGAAATAAGAGGGAGCTGCAGTTAACACCATTATCTAACAAGGCATTATACTTATGAGTGCAATGGAGCTCTGATTCAATCAGTTGTAAttattgacagggtaaatgcatggaggatgttcctgatggggAGTTCAGAAGGGCTCACAGTCTCAAGATagagggtagaccatttaggactgagaagaggagaaatgtcttcatccagagagtggggagcctgtggaattctctgctacagaaagtggttgaggccaaaacattgaatgatttcaagaaggagttagatctaGTTCTTTGGGCTAAAAGTATTTAGGGATATGGGGGTGAAAGCAGAAACAagaactgatcagccatgatcatattgaatattgGAGTAGTctgaatggactgaatggcccagtcctgctcctattttctaagcTCCTATGTAATTGTTAAAAAGATTCTTCAACTAATTCAGTAATACTGGGATGGTGTTGGGAATCTCTACCATTTCAAAACACAGACATTCAAttcattcaaaatattttttcacACATATAAGATTGATGCTATAAACACTACTGGCACCAACCTGCCAAGTCCTTTTTTTGTTTATTCTGGATAAATAAATATTAGCAAATACCCATGCATTTCGAACCTGGCACACTTGGTAAAAAAATAACAATAAATAGGACGgtccacaaggagaaacaagtTGCCAGTTTCCTTTTACAATCCGAGGCTGCAGAGAGCTcactgccacttctcatcccgaACAGAATCCTCCTACCTTGAAGGGAAATACCGACGCCGACAGCCCGCTCTtcctcacccttcccccccccccacaaaaaaaCACAAGCCAGCAAGTAAGACTTGGTGTTGTGCGAATTTTTACAggcttgctctgtctctctctttaagTACGAACTTACTGTCATCCAGATACAATGACCATCGCCAAActtacccccatccccccccccataCCTGCCCAAAACCCATGGTTGGACGTAAACCAAACAAACCCTGGAGTTAAGTGGAGCTTTTAAGTGttgccatttttttttcatttcttttgatcGCATTCATGTTTAAAGCAACTTCAGAAACTTTGGGGGTGGATAAACAGAGTCAAACTTGTGTGACCATGGGTTTCCTGTTTGGTGAGCTGGTAGACTCTGGAATCCCACTGTCAGTGGGACAAAAACCATCCAACATGTCGTTCTGTAGAGGCGTACAGAGATTGTCAATAAGCTCATCCTCCACCTCCTGGCTTTTCCCCGTCACTGACTGCGTTTTGGGGCTCGGGGGCAGGTAAGGGCAGGTCGTCACATGTGAATAGTGGGTTTGTTCCTCGCTTTCGATCTCCCTGTGGTAGAAGTAACTGAAATTGGAGACTATCACGGGCACTGGCAAGGAGATGGTGAGCACACCAGCAATGGCACAGAGGGATCCCACAATCTTGCCTCCGAGGGTGTTGGGGTACATGTCTCCGTAGCCCACAGTGGTCATGGTGACAACAGCCCACCAGAAGGACTCGGGGATGCTGGTGAAGGTGGTGTCCTTGTCCTCGGATTCAGCGAAGTAGACAGCGCTGGAGAACAGGATGACCCCAATAAAGAGGAAGAAGATAAGCAGGCCCAGCTCCCTCATGCTGGCTTTCAGGGTCTGGCCCAGGATCTGCAGGCCTTTGGAGTGCCGCGACAGCTTGAAGATCCGGAAGACCCTGACCAAACGGATGACCCTGAGGATGGCCAGAGACATGGCGGGTTGTGCCACCCCGCGCTGCCTGGCAAACTCGGTGCCCAGCGCCACAAAGTAAGGGATGATGGCCACAAAATCGATGATGTTCATGATGTC of the Hemiscyllium ocellatum isolate sHemOce1 chromosome 33, sHemOce1.pat.X.cur, whole genome shotgun sequence genome contains:
- the LOC132831135 gene encoding potassium voltage-gated channel subfamily A member 2-like — its product is MEKALCNYQKSYELCRQEHNECCERVVINVSGLRFETQVKTLRQFPDTLLGDPQRRIRYFDPLRNEYFFDRNRPSFDAILYYYQSGGRLKRPNSVSLEVFMEELRFYELGDEAMTRFREDEGFIKEEEKPMPTNEFQRQLWLLFEYPESSPPAKVVAIISVLVILISIVVFCLETLPEFRDEQDPTLAIHPHRGNSTHPDEMGNPFHDPFFVVETMCICWFSFELFLRFIVCPSKPGFFKDIMNIIDFVAIIPYFVALGTEFARQRGVAQPAMSLAILRVIRLVRVFRIFKLSRHSKGLQILGQTLKASMRELGLLIFFLFIGVILFSSAVYFAESEDKDTTFTSIPESFWWAVVTMTTVGYGDMYPNTLGGKIVGSLCAIAGVLTISLPVPVIVSNFSYFYHREIESEEQTHYSHVTTCPYLPPSPKTQSVTGKSQEVEDELIDNLCTPLQNDMLDGFCPTDSGIPESTSSPNRKPMVTQV